The stretch of DNA CTCTTAGAAGAATTTGCCGCATATAATTCTAATGTAAATTTTGAATTTATTAATCCTATAGAAAAGGAAGAAGAGCGAGTAGAAATAATGAAACAGTTTTATGAAAAAGGGATGCAACCTTTAAGTATTACTGTTGATGATAAAGGAAAACAATCGCAAGAAGTAGTTTTTCCTTGGGCAATTGCGAGTTACGGAGAAAAAGAAACCAAAGTAGCTTTACTAAAAAATTTAATGGGAGCTTCTACTGAACAAAAAGTAATTAGTTCTGTTCAGCATTTAGAATTTGCATTTGCGGAAGCTTTATCTAAAATTACGAAAGAGAAACAAAAGAAAATTGCTGTTATTAAAGGAAATGGTGAGTTAGAAGATCGTTATCTAGCAGATTTCCTACAAACTGTAAAAGAAAGTTATTATATAGGTCCATTTACATTAGATTCAGTTGGGAAACAACAACCAAATGAAACTCTAGAAGCCTTAAAAAAATATGATTTAGCTATTATTGCTAAACCAACAGAAGCTTTTAGTGAGGAAGAAAAGCAAGTTTTAGATCAATACATCATTAACGGAGGAAAAACTTTGTGGCTAGTAGATAACGCTTTAGTCGATTTTGAAGACCTAAATAACGAATATGGACAAACTGTTGCATTACCTAGAGAGCTTAATCTTACCGATATGTTTTTTAGTTACGGCTTCCGTTTAAATCCTTTGTTAATTAAAGACGAACAAGGAACTCCAATAAAATTGGCTTCTGGCAGACAAGGAAGTGAAACTCAATACGAACAATATATTTGGAAGTTTTCACCTTATATTTATTCTACTTCAAATCATCCATTAGTTAAAAACATGGAAGGTATAAAGTTTGAATTTGCTTCGCCAATTGAACTTTTAAATAACAAAATTAATAAAACAGTCTTACTTTCTACTTCTCAATACTCTAGAACAATAGGCTTACCTGCTGCAATTTCGTTAGAAATGGTTAACGAAGAAACCAAACCAGAAGATTACACAGGCAAAGGACTTTTACCAGTGGGTGTATTACTTGAAGGTAAGTTTAAATCAATGTATACAAACCGCGTGTTGCCTTTTACAGAAAAAGATTTTAAAGCAGAAGGTGTTGAAAATAAAATGATTGTTATTTCGGATGGTGATGTAATTAAAAATCAATTAGAAAAAGGTGTTCCGCTAGAATTAGGTTTCGATAAATGGACCAATAATCTCTATGGAAATAAAGAATTTTTAATGAATTGCGTAAATTATCTGCTTGATGATACCGGACTTATTAACATTCGTAATAAAGATGTAGAGCTGCCACTTTTAGATAAAGAAAAGGTTTATCAAAATTACAGTTGGGCTCAAATGCTAACTATCGGATTACCAATAGCTCTTTTATTAGTTTTCGGAATCGTATTTACCTACTTAAGAAAACGTATTTACAGCAAATAGATGTTAATAAATAACTTTTTGATTTTGGATAGATTTAAGATATATTTGTATTTCAAAATCATTAAAGATTTTAAATTATAGTGATAATGAAATGCTTTGCTTTCGTTTGACCAATAAAAAAACATAGAAAGAAGAACAAATGAAATTTATTGTATCAAGTTCGTACTTATTAAAACAATTACAAGTTTTAGGTAGTGTTATTAACAGTAGTAATACTTTACCTATTTTAGATAACTTTTTATTTGAATTAGATAATTCAAATTTAGTAGTTTCTGCTTCAGATTTAGAAACCACTATGTCGGCTACTTTAGAAATCGATTCTACAAGCCAAGGTAGTGTTGCTGTTCCTGCTAAATTATTATTAGATATTTTAAAAACTTTTCCAGAGCAACCTTTAACTTTTACGGTAGAAGATAATAACACTATCGAAATTAGTTCAAATTCTGGTAAATATGCTATTGCTTATGCTGTTGGAGAAGAATTTCCAAAAGCTGTAGTCTTAGACGAACCTTCTTCTACTCTAGTTCCTGCAGATGTTTTAGCAACTGCAATTAGCAAAACTATTTTTGCTGCTGGAAACGACGATTTACGTCCGGTAATGAGTGGTGTGTTTTTTCAATTTTCTCCAGAAGGTTTAATTTTTGTTGCAACTGATGCGCACAAATTAGTAAAATATGCACGTGCTGATGTTAAAGCATCTCAAGTGGCAGATTTTATTATGCCTAAAAAACCTTTAAA from Flavobacterium haoranii encodes:
- the gldG gene encoding gliding motility-associated ABC transporter substrate-binding protein GldG, which gives rise to MKKTALKQLLFTIVVLIAINYGSQYIFKRFDLTQDKRYTLSPTTLNIIKSVESPLVIKVYLEGNFPGEFRKLQDETKQLLEEFAAYNSNVNFEFINPIEKEEERVEIMKQFYEKGMQPLSITVDDKGKQSQEVVFPWAIASYGEKETKVALLKNLMGASTEQKVISSVQHLEFAFAEALSKITKEKQKKIAVIKGNGELEDRYLADFLQTVKESYYIGPFTLDSVGKQQPNETLEALKKYDLAIIAKPTEAFSEEEKQVLDQYIINGGKTLWLVDNALVDFEDLNNEYGQTVALPRELNLTDMFFSYGFRLNPLLIKDEQGTPIKLASGRQGSETQYEQYIWKFSPYIYSTSNHPLVKNMEGIKFEFASPIELLNNKINKTVLLSTSQYSRTIGLPAAISLEMVNEETKPEDYTGKGLLPVGVLLEGKFKSMYTNRVLPFTEKDFKAEGVENKMIVISDGDVIKNQLEKGVPLELGFDKWTNNLYGNKEFLMNCVNYLLDDTGLINIRNKDVELPLLDKEKVYQNYSWAQMLTIGLPIALLLVFGIVFTYLRKRIYSK
- the dnaN gene encoding DNA polymerase III subunit beta; the encoded protein is MKFIVSSSYLLKQLQVLGSVINSSNTLPILDNFLFELDNSNLVVSASDLETTMSATLEIDSTSQGSVAVPAKLLLDILKTFPEQPLTFTVEDNNTIEISSNSGKYAIAYAVGEEFPKAVVLDEPSSTLVPADVLATAISKTIFAAGNDDLRPVMSGVFFQFSPEGLIFVATDAHKLVKYARADVKASQVADFIMPKKPLNILKGILGASDAEVKIEYNDSNATFSFENYVLTCRLIDGKYPNYEAVIPKENPNKLLINRTQFLSSVRRVAIFANKTTHQIRLKIAGTELNISAEDIDYSNKADERLTCDYQGDDIQIGFNSRFLTEMLSNLTSDEIQLEMSMPNRAGILTPVDGLDEGETVTMLVMPVMLSN